From the Lepidochelys kempii isolate rLepKem1 chromosome 2, rLepKem1.hap2, whole genome shotgun sequence genome, one window contains:
- the TONSL gene encoding tonsoku-like protein isoform X4 — MSGERSREIRQLQKAKDKAQRSGNLKEEAVICNQLGEILARHGRYREALEEHRQELRLLESVEDVLGCAVAHRKIGERLAELENYEAALKHQRQHLELARALSDHTEQQRAWATIGRTYMFVAESGQAGEALREAEQAFMKSLAILEEKLEGTVPQRELSEMRARLYLNLGLVYDSMKDQAKCNCYIKKSIFISEQTRLFEDLYRAYFNLGNIHLREGQYSKAMRCLERARDCAHTMKERCMESECCTSIAQVLLSLGDFVAARRSLKKAYVLGSQQPQQRESIRRSLRYALMVSHLQEALEEAAPGDLQAALGLCEQLGDLFSKHGDYRRAVEFYERQLRYAETLRRPEQELAVIHVSLAATYGDLKEHGRAVQHYQAELVLRRGNPLEEGKTWLNIALAREEAGEGYEALESCFRSALQCAERAGEPRLQRQILRHLHPIQQKWGCPEAPDTLARLQSLCRSQGWSAAGDSDEEELESSEPLEESDLELSESDGEEEDLDGYNKSVPGRRRITKWNRRNDRGETPLHRACIDGNLRRVQFFLEQGHPLNPRDYCGWTPLHEACNHGHLEIVRLLLERGASIDDPGGPGCEGITPLHDALNCGHFEVAELLLQRGASAVLRNAKGLSPLGTLQEWVRMYGKDLDQETRRRCRAMERLLREAVAGRAPDAALPPRDILHSQLFDAELSEPLTLRPSAPAPQPRSGGPSKEPPVPCGLPSQHSGKGSERRAEQDDCMTPLRPVKKRQRLLGQREDCRTPGFLVQEEPELPTRGGGQAEYEAAIRSVGSAQSCLGTEPVPSKTPARPALIPADEYVGDDWLEDDLRASREPRKRSRWGQGESGSDSGDATGPESDSGAPPQRRRVRQSRLTQIVDRTVLGRSRGGCALGAPETAAGLRPTDSSRANGLRGSGEAPQLPSLSAAPARPPAIRVRVRVQDNVFLIPVPHRCLQRCSPGTCPRSPTGTGRPVAAWPWSLEELDLSLNPLGDGSSQALACLVQACPVLTTLRLKACGFTGAFLQHHRLLLANGLKGAVHLKTLAVSHNALGSTGLELLLRSLPCATLSQLEIDSVAARLEEPLMDPVVRYLMQEGCALTHLTVSGNHLSDEAVEELARCLLVCPPLVSLDLSANPGITIVGLRMLLSALGERNQGLRSLSLAGCSVQGPLDSTTWARLSANVRELRLCSQQLSRSDQRGVGESWRGPAGTSLCAVTRHHKLFCKSV, encoded by the exons GGCGCTATCGGGAAGCGCTGGAGGAGCACCGGCAGGAGCTGCGGCTCCTGGAGAGCGTGGAGGACGTTCTTGGCTGTGCCGTGGCCCACCGGAAGATTGGGGAACGCCTGGCCGAGCTGGAGAACTATGAAGCTGCACTGAAG CACCAGCGCCAGCACCTGGAGCTGGCCCGCGCCCTGTCCGACCACACCGAGCAGCAGAGGGCCTGGGCCACCATAGGCCGCACCTACATGTTCGTGGCTGAGAGCGGCCAGGCTGGCGAGGCGCTGCGGGAGGCGGAGCAGGCCTTCATGaagagcctggccatcctggaggagaagctggaag GGACGGTGCCGCAGCgggagctgagcgagatgaggGCCCGGCTTTATCTCAACCTGGGCTTGGTCTATGACAGCATGAAGGACCAGGCCAAGTGCAATTGCTACATCAAGAAGAGCATCTTCATCTCGGA GCAGACTCGCCTCTTCGAAGACCTGTACAGGGCCTACTTCAACCTGGGCAACATCCACCTGCGGGAGGGGCAGTACTCCAAGGCCATGCGCTGCCTGGAGCGGGCGCGGGACTGCGCCCACACCATGAAGGAGAGGTGCATGGAGAGCGAGTGCTGCACCAGCATCGCCCAG GTGCTCCTCAGCCTGGGGGACTTTGTGGCCGCCAGGCGCTCGCTGAAGAAGGCCTACGTGCTGGGCtcgcagcagccccagcagcgcGAGAGCATCCGCAGGAGCCTGCGATATG CCCTGATGGTGAGCCATCTGCAGGAGGCCCTGGAGGAGGCCGCGCCCGGCGACCTGCAGGCAGCCCTGGGCCTGTGCGAGCAGCTGGGGGACCTGTTCTCCAAGCACGGGGACTATCGCCGGGCTGTGGAGTTCTACGAAAGGCAG CTGCGTTACGCCGAGACCCTGCGGAGGCCTGAGCAGGAGCTGGCTGTGATCCACGTCTCCCTGGCTGCCACCTACGGGGACCTGAAGGAGCATGGCCGGGCCGTGCAGCACTACCAGGCGGAGCTGGTGCTGCGGCGTGGGAACCCGCTGGAG GAGGGGAAGACCTGGCTGAACATCGCCCTGGCCAGGGAGGAGGCCGGCGAAGGCTATGAGGCGCTGGAGTCCTGCTTCCGGAGCGCGCTGCAGTGTGCGGAGCGGGccggggagcccaggctgcag CGGCAAATCCTGCGGCACCTTCACCCCATTCAGCAGAAATGGGGGTGCCCCGAGGCCCCTGACACGCTGGCCAGGCTGCAGAGCCTGTGCCGCTCGCAGGGCTGGAGCGCAGCCGGGGACAGTGAcgaggaggagctggagagcagcgAGCCCCTGGAGGAGAGCGACCTGGAGCTGTCTGAGAGCG ATGGGGAGGAAGAAGACCTGGACGGCTACAACAAGAGCGTGCCCGGCCGGCGCAGGATCACCAAG TGGAACCGGCGGAATGACCGAGGCGAGACCCCACTGCACCGAGCTTGCATCGATGGGAACCTGCGCCGGGTCCAGTTCTTCCTGGAGCAG GGTCACCCTCTGAACCCGCGGGATTACTGCGGCTGGACCCCCCTGCATGAGGCCTGCAACCATGGGCACCTGG AGATCGTCCGGCTGCTGCTGGAGCGTGGCGCCTCCATCGATGACCCTGGGGGGCCGGGCTGTGAGGGGATCACCCCCCTGCACGACGCCCTCAACTGCGGCCACTTCGAGGTGGCGGAGCTGCTGCTCCAGAGGGGTGCGTCGGCGGTGCTGAGGAACGCCAAG GGCCTGAGCCCGCTGGGCACCCTCCAGGAGTGGGTGAGGATGTACGGCAAGGACCTGGACCAGGAGACACGCCGGCGCTGCCGAGCCATGGAGCGGCTGCTCAGGGAGGCCGTGGCAGGGCGAG CACCTgatgcagccctgcccccccgggacATTCTGCACAGCCAGCTGTTTGATGCTGAGCTCTCGGAGCCTCTAACGCTGCGCCCCTCTGCTCCGGCCCCACAGCCCCGGAGCGGGGGCCCCTCCAAGGAGCCCCCTGTGCCCTGCGGGCTCCCCAGTCAGCATAGTGGGAAGGGGTCAGAGCGCAGGGCCGAGCAGGACGACTGCATGACCCCACTCCGGCCCGTCAAGAAGAGGCAGCGGCTCCTGGGCCAGAGGGAGGATTGCCGGACACCGGGGTTCCTGGTGCAGGAGGAGCCTGAGCTGCCCACCCGTGGTGGTGGCCAGGCGGAGTATGAAGCAGCCATCCGTAGCGTGGGCAGTGCCCAGTCCTGCCTGGGCACAGAGCCGGTGCCATCCAAGACCCCTGCGAGACCGGCCCTGATCCCAGCAGACGAGTACGTGGGGGACGACTGGCTGGAGGATGACCTGAGGGCGAGCCGCGAGCCCCGCAAGAGGAGCCGCTGGGGCCAGGGGGAGTCGGGCTCGGACTCTGGAGACGCCACAGGGCCCGAGAGCGACAGCGGGGCCCCCCCCCAAAGGAGGAGGGTCCGGCAGAGCCGCCTCACCCAGATTGTGGACAGAACAGTGCTGGGCCGATCCCGCGGAGGCTGCGCCCTGGGGGCCCCAGAGACCGCTGCCGGCCTGAGGCCCACGGACAGCAGCCGAGCCAATGGCCTGAGAGGCAGTGGAGAGGCCCCGCAG CTCCCTTCGCTGTCTGCAGCCCCCGCTCGGCCGCCCGCCATTCGAGTGCGTGTCCGGGTCCAGGACAACGTCTTCCTTATCCCCGTGCCCCACAG GTGTTTGCAGAGGTGCAGTCCTGGGACCTGCCCCCGCTCGCCGACCGGTACAGGAAGGCCTGTCGCAGCCTGGCCGTGG AGCCTGGAAGAGTTGGATCTCAGCCTGAACCCCCTGGGAGATGGCAGCTCCCAGGCGCTGGCCTGCCTGGTTCAGGCCTGCCCCGTCCTGACCACGCTCCGACTAAAAGCCTGCGGCTTCACTGGGGCTTTCCTGCAGCACCACCGCCTACTGCTGGCCAATGGTCTGAAAG GCGCTGTGCACCTGAAGACCCTCgcggtgtcccacaatgccctgggctccactggcctggagctgctgctcaggagccTGCCCTGTGCCACCCTTAGCCAGCTGGAGATCGACTCAGTGGCTGCCCGGCTGGAGGAGCCTCTCATGGATCCAGTGGTCAGGTACCTGATGCAG GAGGGATGTGCTCTCACCCACCTGACTGTGTCCGGGAACCACCTGAGTGACGAGGCTGTCGAGGAGCTGGCCAG GTGCCTCCTGGTGTGTCCACCTTTAGTCTCACTGGATTTGTCTGCAAACCCCGGGATCACCATTGTGGGCTTGCGGATGCTGCTatcagccctgggggagaggaACCAGGGGCTCCGCTCCCTCAGCCTGGCAG GCTGCAGCGTGCAAGGCCCACTGGACAGCACCACGTGGGCCCGGCTCTCTGCCAACGTGCGCGAGTTGCGActctgcagccagcagctgagcaggagcGACCAGCGGGGCGTGGGCGAGTCCTGGCGTGGCCCCGCGGGCACCTCTCTGTGCGCAGTCACTCGGCACCACAAGCTGTTCTGCAAGAGCGTGTGA
- the TONSL gene encoding tonsoku-like protein isoform X3, with the protein MSGERSREIRQLQKAKDKAQRSGNLKEEAVICNQLGEILARHGRYREALEEHRQELRLLESVEDVLGCAVAHRKIGERLAELENYEAALKHQRQHLELARALSDHTEQQRAWATIGRTYMFVAESGQAGEALREAEQAFMKSLAILEEKLEGTVPQRELSEMRARLYLNLGLVYDSMKDQAKCNCYIKKSIFISEQTRLFEDLYRAYFNLGNIHLREGQYSKAMRCLERARDCAHTMKERCMESECCTSIAQVLLSLGDFVAARRSLKKAYVLGSQQPQQRESIRRSLRYALMVSHLQEALEEAAPGDLQAALGLCEQLGDLFSKHGDYRRAVEFYERQLRYAETLRRPEQELAVIHVSLAATYGDLKEHGRAVQHYQAELVLRRGNPLEEGKTWLNIALAREEAGEGYEALESCFRSALQCAERAGEPRLQRQILRHLHPIQQKWGCPEAPDTLARLQSLCRSQGWSAAGDSDEEELESSEPLEESDLELSESDGEEEDLDGYNKSVPGRRRITKWNRRNDRGETPLHRACIDGNLRRVQFFLEQGHPLNPRDYCGWTPLHEACNHGHLEIVRLLLERGASIDDPGGPGCEGITPLHDALNCGHFEVAELLLQRGASAVLRNAKGLSPLGTLQEWVRMYGKDLDQETRRRCRAMERLLREAVAGRAPDAALPPRDILHSQLFDAELSEPLTLRPSAPAPQPRSGGPSKEPPVPCGLPSQHSGKGSERRAEQDDCMTPLRPVKKRQRLLGQREDCRTPGFLVQEEPELPTRGGGQAEYEAAIRSVGSAQSCLGTEPVPSKTPARPALIPADEYVGDDWLEDDLRASREPRKRSRWGQGESGSDSGDATGPESDSGAPPQRRRVRQSRLTQIVDRTVLGRSRGGCALGAPETAAGLRPTDSSRANGLRGSGEAPQLPSLSAAPARPPAIRVRVRVQDNVFLIPVPHSSSESRPVAWLAEQAAQRHYQTCGLLPQLTLKKEGALLAPQDLIVDVLQSNEEVFAEVQSWDLPPLADRYRKACRSLAVGEHRLLLKIMELQESGPSFSACGLSLRQPHLAPLLRALKLQTSIRHLRLAGNGLADGLATELLATLGTMPSLTLLDLSANQLGAEGLRTLAAGLPTQTAFQSLEELDLSLNPLGDGSSQALACLVQACPVLTTLRLKACGFTGAFLQHHRLLLANGLKGAVHLKTLAVSHNALGSTGLELLLRSLPCATLSQLEIDSVAARLEEPLMDPVVRRDVLSPT; encoded by the exons GGCGCTATCGGGAAGCGCTGGAGGAGCACCGGCAGGAGCTGCGGCTCCTGGAGAGCGTGGAGGACGTTCTTGGCTGTGCCGTGGCCCACCGGAAGATTGGGGAACGCCTGGCCGAGCTGGAGAACTATGAAGCTGCACTGAAG CACCAGCGCCAGCACCTGGAGCTGGCCCGCGCCCTGTCCGACCACACCGAGCAGCAGAGGGCCTGGGCCACCATAGGCCGCACCTACATGTTCGTGGCTGAGAGCGGCCAGGCTGGCGAGGCGCTGCGGGAGGCGGAGCAGGCCTTCATGaagagcctggccatcctggaggagaagctggaag GGACGGTGCCGCAGCgggagctgagcgagatgaggGCCCGGCTTTATCTCAACCTGGGCTTGGTCTATGACAGCATGAAGGACCAGGCCAAGTGCAATTGCTACATCAAGAAGAGCATCTTCATCTCGGA GCAGACTCGCCTCTTCGAAGACCTGTACAGGGCCTACTTCAACCTGGGCAACATCCACCTGCGGGAGGGGCAGTACTCCAAGGCCATGCGCTGCCTGGAGCGGGCGCGGGACTGCGCCCACACCATGAAGGAGAGGTGCATGGAGAGCGAGTGCTGCACCAGCATCGCCCAG GTGCTCCTCAGCCTGGGGGACTTTGTGGCCGCCAGGCGCTCGCTGAAGAAGGCCTACGTGCTGGGCtcgcagcagccccagcagcgcGAGAGCATCCGCAGGAGCCTGCGATATG CCCTGATGGTGAGCCATCTGCAGGAGGCCCTGGAGGAGGCCGCGCCCGGCGACCTGCAGGCAGCCCTGGGCCTGTGCGAGCAGCTGGGGGACCTGTTCTCCAAGCACGGGGACTATCGCCGGGCTGTGGAGTTCTACGAAAGGCAG CTGCGTTACGCCGAGACCCTGCGGAGGCCTGAGCAGGAGCTGGCTGTGATCCACGTCTCCCTGGCTGCCACCTACGGGGACCTGAAGGAGCATGGCCGGGCCGTGCAGCACTACCAGGCGGAGCTGGTGCTGCGGCGTGGGAACCCGCTGGAG GAGGGGAAGACCTGGCTGAACATCGCCCTGGCCAGGGAGGAGGCCGGCGAAGGCTATGAGGCGCTGGAGTCCTGCTTCCGGAGCGCGCTGCAGTGTGCGGAGCGGGccggggagcccaggctgcag CGGCAAATCCTGCGGCACCTTCACCCCATTCAGCAGAAATGGGGGTGCCCCGAGGCCCCTGACACGCTGGCCAGGCTGCAGAGCCTGTGCCGCTCGCAGGGCTGGAGCGCAGCCGGGGACAGTGAcgaggaggagctggagagcagcgAGCCCCTGGAGGAGAGCGACCTGGAGCTGTCTGAGAGCG ATGGGGAGGAAGAAGACCTGGACGGCTACAACAAGAGCGTGCCCGGCCGGCGCAGGATCACCAAG TGGAACCGGCGGAATGACCGAGGCGAGACCCCACTGCACCGAGCTTGCATCGATGGGAACCTGCGCCGGGTCCAGTTCTTCCTGGAGCAG GGTCACCCTCTGAACCCGCGGGATTACTGCGGCTGGACCCCCCTGCATGAGGCCTGCAACCATGGGCACCTGG AGATCGTCCGGCTGCTGCTGGAGCGTGGCGCCTCCATCGATGACCCTGGGGGGCCGGGCTGTGAGGGGATCACCCCCCTGCACGACGCCCTCAACTGCGGCCACTTCGAGGTGGCGGAGCTGCTGCTCCAGAGGGGTGCGTCGGCGGTGCTGAGGAACGCCAAG GGCCTGAGCCCGCTGGGCACCCTCCAGGAGTGGGTGAGGATGTACGGCAAGGACCTGGACCAGGAGACACGCCGGCGCTGCCGAGCCATGGAGCGGCTGCTCAGGGAGGCCGTGGCAGGGCGAG CACCTgatgcagccctgcccccccgggacATTCTGCACAGCCAGCTGTTTGATGCTGAGCTCTCGGAGCCTCTAACGCTGCGCCCCTCTGCTCCGGCCCCACAGCCCCGGAGCGGGGGCCCCTCCAAGGAGCCCCCTGTGCCCTGCGGGCTCCCCAGTCAGCATAGTGGGAAGGGGTCAGAGCGCAGGGCCGAGCAGGACGACTGCATGACCCCACTCCGGCCCGTCAAGAAGAGGCAGCGGCTCCTGGGCCAGAGGGAGGATTGCCGGACACCGGGGTTCCTGGTGCAGGAGGAGCCTGAGCTGCCCACCCGTGGTGGTGGCCAGGCGGAGTATGAAGCAGCCATCCGTAGCGTGGGCAGTGCCCAGTCCTGCCTGGGCACAGAGCCGGTGCCATCCAAGACCCCTGCGAGACCGGCCCTGATCCCAGCAGACGAGTACGTGGGGGACGACTGGCTGGAGGATGACCTGAGGGCGAGCCGCGAGCCCCGCAAGAGGAGCCGCTGGGGCCAGGGGGAGTCGGGCTCGGACTCTGGAGACGCCACAGGGCCCGAGAGCGACAGCGGGGCCCCCCCCCAAAGGAGGAGGGTCCGGCAGAGCCGCCTCACCCAGATTGTGGACAGAACAGTGCTGGGCCGATCCCGCGGAGGCTGCGCCCTGGGGGCCCCAGAGACCGCTGCCGGCCTGAGGCCCACGGACAGCAGCCGAGCCAATGGCCTGAGAGGCAGTGGAGAGGCCCCGCAG CTCCCTTCGCTGTCTGCAGCCCCCGCTCGGCCGCCCGCCATTCGAGTGCGTGTCCGGGTCCAGGACAACGTCTTCCTTATCCCCGTGCCCCACAG CAGCAGCGAGAGCCGCCCGGTGGCGTGGCTGGCAGAGCAGGCAGCCCAGCGCCATTACCAGACGTGTGGCCTGCTGCCACAGCTCACCCTCAAGaaggagggggctctgctggCGCCCCAGGACCTCATCGTGGATGTGCTGCAGAGCAACGAGGAG GTGTTTGCAGAGGTGCAGTCCTGGGACCTGCCCCCGCTCGCCGACCGGTACAGGAAGGCCTGTCGCAGCCTGGCCGTGG GCGAGCACCGGCTGCTGCTGAAGATCATGGAGCTGCAGGAGTCGGGCCCCTCGTTCAGCGCCTGCGGCCTCTCGCTGCGCCAGCCCCACCTCGCCCCACTCCTGCGTGCCCTCAAACTGCAGACCTCCATCCGGCACCTGCGGCTGGCTGGGAACGGCCTGGCCGATGGCCTGGCCACTGAGCTGCTGGCCACGCTGGGCACTATGCCCAGCCTGACCCTCCTCGACCTGTCAGCCAACCAGCTTGGGGCCGAGGGGCTCCGCACGCTGGCAGCAGGGCTGCCCACCCAGACGGCCTTTCAG AGCCTGGAAGAGTTGGATCTCAGCCTGAACCCCCTGGGAGATGGCAGCTCCCAGGCGCTGGCCTGCCTGGTTCAGGCCTGCCCCGTCCTGACCACGCTCCGACTAAAAGCCTGCGGCTTCACTGGGGCTTTCCTGCAGCACCACCGCCTACTGCTGGCCAATGGTCTGAAAG GCGCTGTGCACCTGAAGACCCTCgcggtgtcccacaatgccctgggctccactggcctggagctgctgctcaggagccTGCCCTGTGCCACCCTTAGCCAGCTGGAGATCGACTCAGTGGCTGCCCGGCTGGAGGAGCCTCTCATGGATCCAGTGGTCAG GAGGGATGTGCTCTCACCCACCTGA
- the TONSL gene encoding tonsoku-like protein isoform X6, with protein MSGERSREIRQLQKAKDKAQRSGNLKEEAVICNQLGEILARHGRYREALEEHRQELRLLESVEDVLGCAVAHRKIGERLAELENYEAALKHQRQHLELARALSDHTEQQRAWATIGRTYMFVAESGQAGEALREAEQAFMKSLAILEEKLEGTVPQRELSEMRARLYLNLGLVYDSMKDQAKCNCYIKKSIFISEQTRLFEDLYRAYFNLGNIHLREGQYSKAMRCLERARDCAHTMKERCMESECCTSIAQVLLSLGDFVAARRSLKKAYVLGSQQPQQRESIRRSLRYALMVSHLQEALEEAAPGDLQAALGLCEQLGDLFSKHGDYRRAVEFYERQLRYAETLRRPEQELAVIHVSLAATYGDLKEHGRAVQHYQAELVLRRGNPLEEGKTWLNIALAREEAGEGYEALESCFRSALQCAERAGEPRLQRQILRHLHPIQQKWGCPEAPDTLARLQSLCRSQGWSAAGDSDEEELESSEPLEESDLELSESDGEEEDLDGYNKSVPGRRRITKWNRRNDRGETPLHRACIDGNLRRVQFFLEQGHPLNPRDYCGWTPLHEACNHGHLEIVRLLLERGASIDDPGGPGCEGITPLHDALNCGHFEVAELLLQRGASAVLRNAKGLSPLGTLQEWVRMYGKDLDQETRRRCRAMERLLREAVAGRAPDAALPPRDILHSQLFDAELSEPLTLRPSAPAPQPRSGGPSKEPPVPCGLPSQHSGKGSERRAEQDDCMTPLRPVKKRQRLLGQREDCRTPGFLVQEEPELPTRGGGQAEYEAAIRSVGSAQSCLGTEPVPSKTPARPALIPADEYVGDDWLEDDLRASREPRKRSRWGQGESGSDSGDATGPESDSGAPPQRRRVRQSRLTQIVDRTVLGRSRGGCALGAPETAAGLRPTDSSRANGLRGSGEAPQLPSLSAAPARPPAIRVRVRVQDNVFLIPVPHSSSESRPVAWLAEQAAQRHYQTCGLLPQLTLKKEGALLAPQDLIVDVLQSNEEVFAEVQSWDLPPLADRYRKACRSLAVEPGRVGSQPEPPGRWQLPGAGLPGSGLPRPDHAPTKSLRLHWGFPAAPPPTAGQWSERRCAPEDPRGVPQCPGLHWPGAAAQEPALCHP; from the exons GGCGCTATCGGGAAGCGCTGGAGGAGCACCGGCAGGAGCTGCGGCTCCTGGAGAGCGTGGAGGACGTTCTTGGCTGTGCCGTGGCCCACCGGAAGATTGGGGAACGCCTGGCCGAGCTGGAGAACTATGAAGCTGCACTGAAG CACCAGCGCCAGCACCTGGAGCTGGCCCGCGCCCTGTCCGACCACACCGAGCAGCAGAGGGCCTGGGCCACCATAGGCCGCACCTACATGTTCGTGGCTGAGAGCGGCCAGGCTGGCGAGGCGCTGCGGGAGGCGGAGCAGGCCTTCATGaagagcctggccatcctggaggagaagctggaag GGACGGTGCCGCAGCgggagctgagcgagatgaggGCCCGGCTTTATCTCAACCTGGGCTTGGTCTATGACAGCATGAAGGACCAGGCCAAGTGCAATTGCTACATCAAGAAGAGCATCTTCATCTCGGA GCAGACTCGCCTCTTCGAAGACCTGTACAGGGCCTACTTCAACCTGGGCAACATCCACCTGCGGGAGGGGCAGTACTCCAAGGCCATGCGCTGCCTGGAGCGGGCGCGGGACTGCGCCCACACCATGAAGGAGAGGTGCATGGAGAGCGAGTGCTGCACCAGCATCGCCCAG GTGCTCCTCAGCCTGGGGGACTTTGTGGCCGCCAGGCGCTCGCTGAAGAAGGCCTACGTGCTGGGCtcgcagcagccccagcagcgcGAGAGCATCCGCAGGAGCCTGCGATATG CCCTGATGGTGAGCCATCTGCAGGAGGCCCTGGAGGAGGCCGCGCCCGGCGACCTGCAGGCAGCCCTGGGCCTGTGCGAGCAGCTGGGGGACCTGTTCTCCAAGCACGGGGACTATCGCCGGGCTGTGGAGTTCTACGAAAGGCAG CTGCGTTACGCCGAGACCCTGCGGAGGCCTGAGCAGGAGCTGGCTGTGATCCACGTCTCCCTGGCTGCCACCTACGGGGACCTGAAGGAGCATGGCCGGGCCGTGCAGCACTACCAGGCGGAGCTGGTGCTGCGGCGTGGGAACCCGCTGGAG GAGGGGAAGACCTGGCTGAACATCGCCCTGGCCAGGGAGGAGGCCGGCGAAGGCTATGAGGCGCTGGAGTCCTGCTTCCGGAGCGCGCTGCAGTGTGCGGAGCGGGccggggagcccaggctgcag CGGCAAATCCTGCGGCACCTTCACCCCATTCAGCAGAAATGGGGGTGCCCCGAGGCCCCTGACACGCTGGCCAGGCTGCAGAGCCTGTGCCGCTCGCAGGGCTGGAGCGCAGCCGGGGACAGTGAcgaggaggagctggagagcagcgAGCCCCTGGAGGAGAGCGACCTGGAGCTGTCTGAGAGCG ATGGGGAGGAAGAAGACCTGGACGGCTACAACAAGAGCGTGCCCGGCCGGCGCAGGATCACCAAG TGGAACCGGCGGAATGACCGAGGCGAGACCCCACTGCACCGAGCTTGCATCGATGGGAACCTGCGCCGGGTCCAGTTCTTCCTGGAGCAG GGTCACCCTCTGAACCCGCGGGATTACTGCGGCTGGACCCCCCTGCATGAGGCCTGCAACCATGGGCACCTGG AGATCGTCCGGCTGCTGCTGGAGCGTGGCGCCTCCATCGATGACCCTGGGGGGCCGGGCTGTGAGGGGATCACCCCCCTGCACGACGCCCTCAACTGCGGCCACTTCGAGGTGGCGGAGCTGCTGCTCCAGAGGGGTGCGTCGGCGGTGCTGAGGAACGCCAAG GGCCTGAGCCCGCTGGGCACCCTCCAGGAGTGGGTGAGGATGTACGGCAAGGACCTGGACCAGGAGACACGCCGGCGCTGCCGAGCCATGGAGCGGCTGCTCAGGGAGGCCGTGGCAGGGCGAG CACCTgatgcagccctgcccccccgggacATTCTGCACAGCCAGCTGTTTGATGCTGAGCTCTCGGAGCCTCTAACGCTGCGCCCCTCTGCTCCGGCCCCACAGCCCCGGAGCGGGGGCCCCTCCAAGGAGCCCCCTGTGCCCTGCGGGCTCCCCAGTCAGCATAGTGGGAAGGGGTCAGAGCGCAGGGCCGAGCAGGACGACTGCATGACCCCACTCCGGCCCGTCAAGAAGAGGCAGCGGCTCCTGGGCCAGAGGGAGGATTGCCGGACACCGGGGTTCCTGGTGCAGGAGGAGCCTGAGCTGCCCACCCGTGGTGGTGGCCAGGCGGAGTATGAAGCAGCCATCCGTAGCGTGGGCAGTGCCCAGTCCTGCCTGGGCACAGAGCCGGTGCCATCCAAGACCCCTGCGAGACCGGCCCTGATCCCAGCAGACGAGTACGTGGGGGACGACTGGCTGGAGGATGACCTGAGGGCGAGCCGCGAGCCCCGCAAGAGGAGCCGCTGGGGCCAGGGGGAGTCGGGCTCGGACTCTGGAGACGCCACAGGGCCCGAGAGCGACAGCGGGGCCCCCCCCCAAAGGAGGAGGGTCCGGCAGAGCCGCCTCACCCAGATTGTGGACAGAACAGTGCTGGGCCGATCCCGCGGAGGCTGCGCCCTGGGGGCCCCAGAGACCGCTGCCGGCCTGAGGCCCACGGACAGCAGCCGAGCCAATGGCCTGAGAGGCAGTGGAGAGGCCCCGCAG CTCCCTTCGCTGTCTGCAGCCCCCGCTCGGCCGCCCGCCATTCGAGTGCGTGTCCGGGTCCAGGACAACGTCTTCCTTATCCCCGTGCCCCACAG CAGCAGCGAGAGCCGCCCGGTGGCGTGGCTGGCAGAGCAGGCAGCCCAGCGCCATTACCAGACGTGTGGCCTGCTGCCACAGCTCACCCTCAAGaaggagggggctctgctggCGCCCCAGGACCTCATCGTGGATGTGCTGCAGAGCAACGAGGAG GTGTTTGCAGAGGTGCAGTCCTGGGACCTGCCCCCGCTCGCCGACCGGTACAGGAAGGCCTGTCGCAGCCTGGCCGTGG AGCCTGGAAGAGTTGGATCTCAGCCTGAACCCCCTGGGAGATGGCAGCTCCCAGGCGCTGGCCTGCCTGGTTCAGGCCTGCCCCGTCCTGACCACGCTCCGACTAAAAGCCTGCGGCTTCACTGGGGCTTTCCTGCAGCACCACCGCCTACTGCTGGCCAATGGTCTGAAAG GCGCTGTGCACCTGAAGACCCTCgcggtgtcccacaatgccctgggctccactggcctggagctgctgctcaggagccTGCCCTGTGCCACCCTTAG